A stretch of the bacterium genome encodes the following:
- a CDS encoding nucleotide exchange factor GrpE produces the protein MAKEKSSETEELKKQLQRALADYANLARRSEEEKQLVVKFANVVLIAKFLEVLDSLEAAQKVIQSEGLELVIQKLRTIFASEAVKEVELGEEFDPAKAEAVESVAGEEDGKILEVVEKGYELNGKLIRPARVRVSKKAENKTTETAQEGQNG, from the coding sequence ATGGCAAAAGAAAAAAGCAGTGAAACTGAAGAACTCAAGAAGCAATTGCAGCGGGCTCTTGCTGATTATGCCAATCTTGCCCGACGTAGTGAAGAAGAAAAACAGCTAGTCGTCAAATTTGCCAATGTAGTTTTGATTGCCAAATTTTTGGAAGTTCTTGATAGTCTGGAGGCAGCCCAAAAAGTGATTCAAAGCGAAGGTTTGGAACTGGTCATTCAAAAGCTACGCACTATTTTTGCTTCCGAGGCAGTCAAAGAAGTTGAGCTGGGAGAAGAGTTTGACCCAGCCAAAGCTGAAGCAGTCGAGAGCGTTGCCGGCGAGGAAGACGGAAAAATTCTTGAAGTAGTCGAAAAGGGTTATGAACTCAATGGCAAACTGATTCGTCCGGCTCGAGTCCGAGTCAGCAAAAAGGCTGAAAACAAAACTACAGAAACTGCACAGGAAGGACAAAATGGTTAG